Proteins encoded together in one Rossellomorea sp. y25 window:
- a CDS encoding DMT family transporter: MSDTKVNPYLLLAIGVISVSTSAILVKVSSAPAGVLAFYRLFFTVLLMSPVFFLKYVKELKVITLRDWMFSILAGVFLAFHFILWFESLNYTSVASSTVLVTLQPLFAFIGAYLFFQEKLTGRAIISAVLAVSGSVIISWGDFKISGSALWGDILALVACALVTGYLLFGQTIRKRLSLITYTYLVYAISSVVLFLYVMMRSESLGPYPKEDWVYFLLLAIIPTLLGHSLFNWSLKWLSTSTISMAILFEPIGASILAYWLLAEKVMMTQVVGGLVIIIGVTFFLIEERKLKKMVQKVNEVKKNEELPL, translated from the coding sequence ATGTCAGACACAAAGGTTAATCCGTATCTATTACTCGCAATCGGAGTCATCTCCGTATCAACCTCTGCCATCCTGGTGAAAGTATCGAGTGCACCAGCAGGTGTCCTGGCCTTTTACCGGTTGTTTTTCACAGTTTTATTAATGTCCCCTGTATTTTTCTTAAAGTATGTGAAGGAACTGAAAGTTATTACTCTGAGAGATTGGATGTTTTCAATTTTAGCCGGGGTCTTTCTGGCCTTTCACTTCATACTCTGGTTTGAATCCTTAAATTATACTTCGGTTGCAAGTTCTACGGTACTCGTCACATTGCAGCCATTATTCGCTTTTATCGGGGCTTACTTGTTCTTTCAGGAAAAATTAACAGGGAGAGCCATCATCTCGGCGGTTTTAGCTGTTAGTGGAAGTGTCATCATAAGCTGGGGAGATTTTAAAATAAGCGGAAGCGCGCTATGGGGAGATATTTTAGCCTTAGTGGCGTGCGCTCTTGTAACAGGATACCTGTTATTCGGGCAGACGATAAGAAAGCGGCTATCCCTCATTACCTACACGTATTTGGTCTATGCGATCAGCTCAGTCGTTTTATTCTTATATGTCATGATGCGTTCCGAAAGCCTTGGGCCGTATCCGAAAGAGGATTGGGTATACTTTCTATTGCTTGCCATCATCCCGACACTATTAGGTCATTCATTATTCAACTGGTCCCTGAAATGGTTAAGCACCTCAACCATCTCTATGGCCATCCTATTTGAACCAATCGGAGCATCAATCCTTGCGTATTGGCTCTTAGCTGAAAAAGTGATGATGACTCAAGTGGTTGGAGGTCTTGTCATAATCATCGGCGTTACCTTCTTCTTAATAGAAGAAAGGAAATTAAAAAAGATGGTCCAAAAAGTCAACGAGGTGAAAAAGAATGAAGAACTTCCGCTTTAG
- the pfkB gene encoding 1-phosphofructokinase: MIYTLTLNPSVDYIMELDSFQKGGLNRSEKESAFPGGKGINVSRVLHVLNVESVALGFAGGFTGEYIKQFLNKEKIKAEFVEVEEASRINVKVKSDDETEINGSGPSISEEHIQQLLQRISSLTEEDMIVLAGSIPGSVPKSFYQEIAEQCKEQGTKVIIDAEKNLIQPVLSLNPFLIKPNHHELGEMFDVNIESVDDAVHYGKKLKDYGVENVMVSMAEKGALLLTGKEVLYSSVPSGKLQSSVGAGDSTVAGFLAGLSRGWSIEDAFRLGTSAGSATAYSIGLCSSDKVESLFEEIQITKK; the protein is encoded by the coding sequence ATGATCTATACCTTAACACTGAACCCTTCTGTGGATTACATTATGGAACTTGACTCCTTTCAAAAAGGAGGTCTAAACCGAAGTGAGAAAGAAAGTGCTTTTCCCGGAGGTAAAGGAATCAATGTCTCCCGAGTTTTACATGTACTGAATGTAGAAAGTGTTGCTCTTGGATTTGCAGGAGGATTTACCGGTGAGTATATTAAACAATTTTTAAATAAAGAAAAGATAAAAGCTGAATTTGTCGAAGTAGAAGAAGCTTCACGGATTAACGTGAAGGTTAAGTCTGATGATGAAACGGAAATCAACGGTAGTGGACCATCGATTAGCGAGGAACATATACAGCAGTTACTTCAGCGAATATCATCATTAACAGAAGAAGACATGATCGTTCTGGCGGGAAGCATACCTGGATCGGTGCCTAAATCATTTTACCAGGAGATTGCTGAACAATGTAAGGAACAAGGAACGAAAGTGATTATCGATGCCGAGAAAAACTTGATTCAGCCAGTTCTTTCCTTGAATCCCTTCTTGATCAAACCGAATCACCATGAGCTGGGTGAGATGTTTGATGTGAATATTGAGTCAGTTGATGATGCGGTTCACTACGGAAAGAAGTTGAAGGATTACGGAGTCGAAAACGTGATGGTTTCAATGGCGGAAAAAGGTGCCCTCTTACTGACCGGTAAAGAGGTATTGTATTCTTCCGTACCAAGTGGAAAGTTGCAAAGCTCGGTCGGTGCAGGAGATTCAACCGTTGCCGGATTCCTTGCGGGACTATCAAGGGGCTGGAGCATTGAGGACGCATTCCGCTTGGGAACCTCGGCTGGATCTGCCACGGCTTATTCAATCGGTCTTTGTTCATCGGATAAAGTGGAAAGCTTATTTGAAGAAATTCAGATTACGAAAAAATAG
- a CDS encoding MgtC/SapB family protein, which produces MELLDTTFMIKLGVSAVLGLIIGLERELKRKPVGLKTSLVICIVSCLLTIVSIESAYISEGSDKVNITMDPLRLAAQIVSGIGFLGAGVILRRGNDSISGLTTAAMIWGAAGIGIAVGAGFYMEATAGVILLIVSVEVVPIIITYLGPKRLREKELSLRATILEKKEIKSIIERIKAEEISIENIRIKDLKNQQHLLELKIIVDFRKKTVDIYYTISEIEGIKDVEIESL; this is translated from the coding sequence ATGGAGCTATTAGATACGACATTCATGATAAAGCTGGGTGTATCTGCGGTATTAGGGTTAATCATTGGGCTTGAGAGAGAGTTAAAGAGAAAGCCTGTAGGTTTAAAGACGTCTCTCGTTATATGTATCGTGAGCTGTTTATTAACGATTGTCTCTATTGAGTCTGCTTATATTTCGGAGGGATCGGATAAAGTAAATATCACGATGGATCCTTTGCGACTGGCAGCTCAGATTGTTTCAGGGATTGGTTTCTTAGGTGCCGGTGTCATTTTACGAAGAGGGAATGACAGTATTTCCGGGTTAACGACTGCAGCTATGATCTGGGGAGCGGCAGGAATTGGAATTGCTGTTGGAGCAGGCTTCTATATGGAAGCTACGGCTGGTGTGATCCTCTTGATTGTCTCCGTTGAAGTGGTGCCGATTATCATTACGTATTTAGGACCGAAACGATTGCGGGAAAAAGAGCTGTCTTTGCGTGCTACGATATTGGAGAAAAAAGAGATCAAATCGATTATTGAACGAATTAAAGCAGAAGAAATTTCTATTGAAAATATCCGCATCAAAGACTTAAAGAATCAGCAGCACCTTTTAGAATTGAAAATCATTGTGGACTTCAGAAAAAAGACCGTAGACATATACTATACGATTTCAGAAATAGAAGGGATAAAAGATGTGGAAATTGAAAGCTTATAA
- a CDS encoding ABC transporter permease subunit: protein MRVIGGILLKFFLSIIGIILIGGLPVLLSGIGHRELRLQAYVQSVKDIIYALFHPGDLTYIIIGGQLERDLFPYIWDPISYSLLVLFSAFLLACFLSILLTILTMLFSQRNRDRIKFTLYLIESMPDVLVILLSQLFVLSLYKQTGILFFEIASVATERAFLLPVLVLAILPTVQLFRISILSFESEESKDYVTLARSIGLGKLVILTFQILRNAVVSVFFQSKKTVWFMLSNLFVLELLFNITGITRFLMSTLQPKMFTIAILSIFIPLFVFYTLGEMVLSKKANKGEEI, encoded by the coding sequence TTGAGAGTAATCGGTGGTATTTTACTCAAATTCTTCTTATCAATCATAGGCATTATTTTAATAGGCGGACTGCCCGTGCTCCTTTCAGGAATAGGTCATCGTGAATTGAGGTTGCAGGCATATGTGCAATCTGTTAAAGATATCATTTATGCCTTGTTTCATCCGGGGGATTTAACCTATATCATTATCGGAGGGCAGCTGGAACGCGATTTATTTCCTTATATATGGGACCCGATTTCCTATTCGTTACTCGTTTTGTTTTCTGCTTTTCTTCTGGCATGCTTCTTAAGTATTCTCCTCACGATCCTCACCATGTTGTTTTCTCAAAGAAACAGAGACCGAATCAAGTTCACCCTTTATTTGATCGAATCGATGCCGGATGTTCTGGTTATTTTGCTTTCGCAGTTATTTGTACTCTCCCTGTATAAGCAAACGGGCATCCTGTTTTTTGAAATTGCATCAGTCGCCACTGAACGCGCATTTCTATTACCTGTGCTCGTATTGGCGATTTTACCTACAGTTCAGCTGTTCAGGATTTCGATTCTTTCATTTGAAAGTGAAGAAAGCAAAGACTATGTGACCCTGGCTCGATCCATTGGACTGGGGAAACTGGTGATATTGACGTTTCAGATTTTAAGAAACGCTGTCGTTTCCGTGTTCTTTCAATCAAAGAAGACCGTCTGGTTTATGCTCTCCAATTTATTTGTGCTGGAGCTCCTATTTAATATAACGGGGATAACTCGTTTCTTAATGTCGACTCTGCAGCCGAAAATGTTTACAATCGCCATTCTTTCTATATTCATTCCTCTGTTTGTCTTTTACACGTTGGGAGAAATGGTCCTTTCTAAAAAAGCCAATAAGGGGGAGGAAATATAA
- a CDS encoding fructose-specific PTS transporter subunit EIIC: MRITELLTKDTIQLNISSTSKTGVIDELVSVLDKSGKLKDPKEFKQAILNREAQSTTGIGEGIAIPHAKTSAVKSPAIAFGKSAHGVDYESLDGAPAHLFFMIAATEGANQTHLEALSRLSSMLMDSDVRKALVNASSKEEVLEIINVHDREDEEEIPAESSTNVGKVLAVTACPTGIAHTYMAADALKAKAKEIGVNLKVETNGSGGAKNVLTSEEIVNAVAIIVAADTKVEMNRFKGKHVIEVPVAEAIRRPEELLNQAMKQDAPLYKGGERSGETHAGPEKKQKSGFYKHLMNGVSNMLPFVVGGGILIAISFLFGIQSANPDSPEYNEFAAMLMKIGGDNAFYLMVPVLAGFIAMSIADRPGFAPGMIGGLIAATGQSGFLGGIIAGFLAGYVVLGIKRLTNNFPPSLEGIKPVLIYPLLGIFITGFIMLQFLVEPLSAVNTGIQNWLDGLGTGNLILLGLVLGGMMAVDMGGPINKAAFTFGIAMIEGGNLAPHAAIMAGGMVPPLGLAMATTIFKKKFNDNERKAGIAAYFMGASFITEGAIPFAAADPFRVIPSIVTGSAVAGALAMFFGIGLPAPHGGLFVFLVVEGNPFLYLLAVLIGSVITAVMVGLLKKPIK, from the coding sequence ATGAGAATTACTGAATTACTAACGAAAGATACGATTCAGCTAAATATATCTTCTACATCAAAAACCGGAGTCATTGACGAATTGGTTTCCGTATTAGATAAAAGCGGGAAGCTAAAGGACCCTAAAGAATTTAAGCAAGCGATTCTTAATCGTGAAGCACAAAGTACAACAGGTATTGGGGAAGGCATCGCCATTCCTCACGCGAAAACATCGGCAGTCAAATCACCTGCCATTGCATTCGGCAAATCAGCACATGGAGTAGACTATGAATCTCTCGATGGGGCTCCTGCTCATTTGTTCTTCATGATTGCAGCAACAGAAGGGGCCAATCAAACACATCTAGAAGCGTTAAGCCGTCTTTCCTCTATGCTGATGGACTCCGATGTCCGCAAAGCGTTAGTGAATGCTTCATCAAAAGAAGAAGTTTTAGAGATTATTAATGTTCATGATCGAGAGGACGAGGAAGAGATTCCTGCTGAATCTTCCACAAACGTAGGGAAGGTCCTGGCTGTAACGGCATGTCCTACAGGGATTGCTCATACGTATATGGCAGCAGATGCGTTGAAAGCCAAAGCGAAAGAAATTGGTGTAAATCTAAAAGTAGAGACGAACGGATCCGGTGGAGCGAAGAACGTCTTAACTTCTGAAGAAATTGTAAACGCTGTAGCTATAATCGTAGCTGCCGATACGAAAGTGGAAATGAATCGTTTTAAAGGAAAGCACGTGATTGAAGTTCCTGTTGCAGAAGCGATTAGGCGTCCTGAAGAATTATTGAATCAGGCTATGAAACAAGATGCGCCTCTATATAAAGGTGGAGAGCGATCCGGTGAGACTCATGCTGGTCCTGAGAAAAAACAAAAGTCAGGCTTTTACAAGCATCTGATGAATGGTGTTTCCAACATGCTTCCATTCGTTGTAGGGGGAGGGATCTTGATTGCGATCTCGTTCTTATTCGGCATTCAGTCAGCGAATCCTGATTCTCCTGAGTATAATGAATTTGCAGCCATGCTAATGAAAATCGGCGGAGATAATGCCTTTTACTTAATGGTGCCTGTCTTAGCGGGATTCATTGCCATGAGTATAGCTGACCGGCCAGGATTTGCCCCTGGTATGATTGGCGGGTTGATTGCTGCAACGGGTCAAAGCGGGTTCTTAGGTGGAATTATTGCCGGTTTCTTAGCAGGTTATGTAGTTCTCGGAATCAAGCGTTTAACAAACAATTTCCCTCCTTCATTGGAAGGAATCAAACCTGTATTGATCTATCCGTTGCTGGGGATTTTCATTACTGGATTCATCATGCTTCAGTTCCTTGTGGAGCCACTGAGTGCAGTGAATACGGGGATTCAAAACTGGTTGGATGGACTGGGAACAGGGAACCTGATTTTACTCGGACTGGTTCTTGGTGGAATGATGGCAGTCGACATGGGGGGTCCGATCAACAAAGCTGCCTTTACATTCGGCATTGCCATGATTGAAGGAGGAAACCTTGCTCCCCATGCCGCCATCATGGCGGGTGGAATGGTACCGCCACTGGGGTTGGCCATGGCAACGACAATATTCAAGAAGAAGTTCAATGATAATGAGCGAAAAGCGGGTATCGCGGCATACTTTATGGGAGCATCTTTTATTACAGAAGGAGCGATTCCGTTTGCTGCAGCCGATCCATTCCGGGTCATCCCTTCAATTGTGACTGGTTCTGCGGTTGCAGGAGCGTTAGCGATGTTCTTTGGGATTGGTTTACCTGCCCCCCACGGTGGATTATTTGTTTTCCTGGTAGTAGAAGGGAATCCGTTCTTATATCTGTTAGCAGTACTGATTGGCTCTGTTATTACAGCCGTGATGGTTGGGTTATTAAAGAAGCCGATTAAATGA
- a CDS encoding DeoR/GlpR family DNA-binding transcription regulator has protein sequence MLTEERHGIILDLLKEKDTIKIQEIVDVTNASESTIRRDLTQLEQEKFLKRIHGGAARLQGKLKELSVSEKSSKSFHEKQSIGQYAASLVEEGDCIFLDAGTTTLSLIDHLPQMDIVVVTNGLTHVDTLIQKGFKTYMIGGYVKPVTRAMVGSGAVESLRQYRFDKAFMGANGVHAQYGFTTPDPEEAQVKRMAIELSREAMFLTDDSKFGEIAFSKIVDLDKAMIITNALDDEHDTAIMKQTTIKVVTP, from the coding sequence ATGTTAACGGAGGAACGACATGGAATCATCTTAGACTTATTGAAGGAGAAAGATACGATAAAAATCCAAGAGATTGTGGATGTTACGAACGCTTCTGAGTCAACGATCCGCCGGGACTTAACACAGCTCGAGCAAGAGAAATTTCTGAAACGTATCCACGGTGGAGCTGCAAGGCTTCAAGGGAAATTGAAGGAATTGAGCGTTTCTGAAAAATCATCCAAAAGCTTTCATGAAAAGCAGTCCATCGGTCAGTATGCTGCTTCCCTCGTAGAAGAGGGGGATTGCATCTTTTTGGATGCAGGCACGACAACATTGAGTCTCATCGACCACCTTCCGCAGATGGATATTGTGGTTGTAACGAATGGGTTGACTCATGTGGATACACTCATCCAAAAAGGATTTAAAACGTATATGATCGGTGGATATGTAAAGCCTGTCACAAGAGCGATGGTCGGGAGTGGAGCGGTTGAATCCTTACGCCAGTATCGATTTGATAAAGCATTTATGGGTGCGAACGGGGTTCATGCTCAATATGGATTCACGACTCCGGACCCCGAGGAGGCTCAAGTAAAGCGCATGGCCATTGAATTATCAAGAGAAGCCATGTTCTTAACGGATGACTCCAAGTTTGGAGAAATTGCATTCAGCAAAATTGTGGATCTCGATAAAGCCATGATTATAACGAACGCACTGGATGACGAACATGACACAGCAATAATGAAACAAACTACGATAAAGGTTGTGACACCATGA
- a CDS encoding LTA synthase family protein: MNFLKRQFDDMRTGKLSFFFTVVILFWIKTYAVYLAEFNLGIQNALQHFLLFFNPLSSALLFFAFALFWKGKGRYIAFIVINLLMSFVLYANVVYYRFFNDFITVPVILQAKTNNGLGGSALELISPLDILYFLDLFIIIGLMVLKKVKPQEKLRFRSVFAVMTSAVLVFLLNLGLANIDRPELLTRSFDRNYLVKYLGTHNFTIYDIVQNSKTSAKRALADSNEVSEVENYVKANKVEPNPEYFGKAKGKNVIYISMESLQTFMIGRELNGEEVTPFLNSLVDSEEAMYFDNFFHQTGQGKTSDSEFIIENSLFPLPQGAVFMTHANNTYQSAPSILKGEGYTSAVFHGNYKTFWNRSEMYRSMGYDEFFDATYYDMSNPEEQLPYGLKDKPFFEESIPMLESLKQPFYTKFITLSNHFPFDRHEEDANFPQGETGNGVVDRYFQTSHYMDQVLEDFVNDLKEKGLYEDTMIVLYGDHYGISDNHNKAMSEVLGKEVDNYESAQLQRVPLLILNSGAEGGVNHTYGGQIDLRPTIMHLLGVETKDYLSFGQDLLSEERKQIVPFRNGDVITDKYSEIKGVCYDNETGQPVEEGNKACEEASKEANKRLELSDKVVYEDLLRFYKPQGYKPIDRSDYQYNNPNPKSSEDPEASNEENHE, encoded by the coding sequence ATGAACTTCTTAAAAAGACAGTTTGATGATATGCGTACTGGGAAGTTATCGTTCTTCTTTACAGTCGTTATACTATTTTGGATTAAGACTTATGCCGTATATTTAGCTGAATTTAACCTGGGAATACAAAATGCGCTTCAGCATTTTCTTTTATTTTTTAACCCATTAAGTTCTGCCCTATTATTCTTTGCCTTCGCATTATTCTGGAAGGGCAAAGGGAGATATATTGCGTTTATCGTTATTAATTTGTTAATGTCCTTCGTTCTATACGCGAACGTCGTGTACTACCGATTCTTTAATGACTTTATTACAGTGCCTGTTATTTTACAGGCAAAAACGAATAACGGTCTTGGTGGCAGTGCACTTGAATTAATCAGTCCATTAGATATTCTGTATTTCCTGGATCTATTCATTATCATTGGATTGATGGTTCTTAAGAAAGTGAAGCCACAGGAGAAATTGCGTTTCCGTTCAGTGTTCGCGGTCATGACATCTGCAGTCCTTGTGTTCTTATTGAATTTAGGCTTAGCGAACATTGATCGTCCTGAATTATTGACTCGCAGTTTTGACCGTAACTATCTAGTGAAGTATCTTGGAACTCACAACTTTACGATTTATGATATTGTTCAAAACTCCAAAACGTCTGCTAAACGAGCTTTGGCCGACAGTAATGAAGTTTCAGAAGTTGAAAATTACGTAAAAGCAAATAAAGTAGAACCAAATCCTGAATACTTTGGTAAAGCAAAAGGGAAAAACGTTATCTACATCTCCATGGAATCACTGCAGACATTTATGATTGGCAGAGAGCTAAATGGAGAGGAAGTTACACCATTCTTGAACTCTTTGGTGGACAGTGAAGAAGCGATGTACTTCGATAACTTCTTCCATCAAACAGGTCAGGGGAAAACATCCGATTCTGAGTTTATTATTGAAAACTCACTATTCCCACTTCCTCAAGGTGCTGTATTCATGACACATGCTAACAACACGTATCAATCAGCTCCTTCGATTCTAAAGGGAGAAGGATATACTTCAGCGGTATTCCACGGTAACTATAAAACATTCTGGAACCGTTCTGAGATGTATCGTTCTATGGGCTATGACGAGTTCTTCGATGCAACGTATTACGATATGAGTAATCCAGAAGAACAGCTTCCATATGGTTTAAAGGATAAGCCGTTCTTTGAAGAATCAATTCCGATGCTGGAAAGTTTAAAACAACCGTTCTACACAAAATTCATTACATTATCCAATCACTTCCCGTTTGACCGCCATGAGGAAGATGCTAATTTCCCTCAGGGTGAAACAGGTAACGGTGTAGTAGATCGATATTTCCAAACGTCTCACTACATGGATCAAGTACTGGAAGACTTTGTGAATGATTTGAAAGAAAAAGGTTTATATGAAGATACGATGATCGTTCTTTATGGTGATCACTATGGAATTTCTGATAACCATAATAAGGCGATGTCCGAGGTATTAGGTAAAGAAGTGGATAACTATGAAAGTGCTCAGCTGCAACGAGTACCATTGTTGATTCTTAACTCTGGTGCAGAAGGTGGAGTTAACCATACGTACGGTGGACAGATTGATCTTCGCCCTACGATTATGCACCTTCTGGGAGTAGAGACAAAAGATTATCTAAGCTTTGGTCAGGACCTGCTTTCTGAAGAGCGCAAGCAAATCGTACCTTTCCGTAATGGAGATGTCATTACAGATAAGTACTCTGAAATTAAAGGAGTCTGCTACGATAACGAAACAGGTCAACCTGTAGAAGAAGGAAATAAGGCATGTGAAGAAGCAAGTAAGGAAGCGAACAAACGTTTAGAGCTTTCCGATAAAGTGGTTTATGAAGATTTACTTCGCTTCTATAAACCTCAAGGATACAAACCGATAGATCGTTCAGATTATCAGTATAATAATCCTAATCCAAAAAGCTCAGAAGATCCTGAAGCTTCAAATGAAGAAAATCACGAATAA
- a CDS encoding MgtC/SapB family protein, producing MIDYLEIPDEFYTALIRIMLIVLLSGLIGIEREFKNHPAGLRTHILVGVGSCLLMLVSLYGFEPFLDEHPQLVGFDPSRIPSYVISGIGFLGAGTIMVHGGVTVRGLTTAASIWVVAGLGLVVGIGMYYLAIFTTLVIVVTLFFLNNLENFYKEKVKHKKLLLLSLTVQKGKGNITSINDALHEHGIEITQYQIEEGDEMEGVEAFKYSLLILTPSALQFNEVLEVVQDLECVKKFQLHKK from the coding sequence ATGATAGATTATCTGGAGATTCCAGATGAGTTTTACACTGCTCTTATTCGTATTATGTTAATCGTTCTACTGAGCGGCTTAATTGGTATAGAGAGGGAATTTAAAAATCACCCGGCTGGTTTACGCACTCATATTCTTGTGGGTGTCGGCTCCTGTTTATTGATGCTTGTTTCCCTATATGGATTCGAACCGTTTTTAGACGAACACCCTCAATTGGTTGGTTTTGACCCAAGTCGGATTCCCTCCTATGTTATTTCGGGTATCGGCTTTCTTGGTGCGGGTACGATTATGGTCCATGGAGGCGTGACGGTTAGAGGTTTAACCACTGCCGCCAGTATTTGGGTTGTTGCAGGCTTGGGGTTGGTAGTCGGCATTGGGATGTATTATTTAGCTATCTTTACAACACTGGTAATCGTCGTGACGTTATTTTTCTTGAACAACCTGGAAAACTTTTATAAGGAGAAAGTGAAGCATAAAAAGCTCCTGCTCCTTAGTCTGACCGTGCAAAAGGGGAAAGGGAATATCACGTCTATAAATGACGCACTTCATGAGCATGGAATCGAGATCACTCAATACCAAATTGAAGAAGGAGATGAAATGGAGGGGGTGGAGGCCTTTAAATATTCCCTTCTTATATTAACTCCAAGTGCCCTTCAGTTTAATGAAGTACTGGAAGTTGTCCAAGATTTAGAATGTGTAAAAAAGTTCCAGCTTCACAAAAAATAA
- a CDS encoding GNAT family N-acetyltransferase, producing the protein MKNFRFRKANLQDSPGLAYVHVHSWRTTYKGIVSENYLQSLSIEEREQKWVQILSGSHHTYVCELDDGQIIGFVSFGKERSGEYEGELYAIYLLEEYQGKGIGKELLEIAATGLKKQGYNSMWIWVLKENPSKHFYYAFNPTRIKEEVLTIGGESHQEEGLLLNLN; encoded by the coding sequence ATGAAGAACTTCCGCTTTAGAAAAGCAAACCTTCAAGACTCACCCGGGTTAGCATACGTACACGTCCATAGCTGGAGAACGACGTACAAAGGAATTGTTTCAGAAAACTATCTTCAGTCTTTATCAATAGAAGAAAGAGAACAAAAGTGGGTACAAATCCTTTCCGGATCTCATCATACGTATGTATGTGAATTGGATGATGGGCAAATCATCGGCTTTGTTTCATTTGGGAAAGAGCGTTCAGGGGAGTACGAAGGGGAGTTATATGCCATTTATCTTCTGGAAGAATATCAAGGTAAAGGCATCGGGAAAGAGCTCTTAGAAATTGCCGCTACAGGTCTTAAAAAACAAGGATACAACTCTATGTGGATCTGGGTGTTGAAAGAGAATCCATCCAAACATTTCTATTATGCCTTTAATCCTACACGCATTAAGGAAGAGGTATTAACGATTGGTGGTGAATCTCACCAGGAAGAAGGTTTGCTGCTGAACCTGAATTAA
- a CDS encoding ABC transporter permease subunit, whose protein sequence is MKKNVWKNPLFLIGFTFIAFMLTSSFVYSIMWGNEVRRLYFISVEGVVVESSPISPKWSFPFGTDPLGLDMLGKIIIGAKYTILTALVIAFLRVFLAIPLGLVLGTFLVKYKKYVNGWIDSFHYIPLTILAYFLLEPILWEPFEGFPNSIVERFILEILILTLLIVPILSALIGNEVSLLYKHDFIMSAKTLGAGKWRIIFKHILPGMKEKLVILLGQQFMQALIIFIHLGLLTLFLGGTDVDYQLINDPPRSITYEWSGMIGDSFRYLQGAPWVPLTPILFFSATMLSVSLMIEGYVQSNSGQSYYRKKFKSAYRPLTKKPDQPGQAEFQRVKMKKI, encoded by the coding sequence ATGAAGAAAAATGTTTGGAAGAACCCGCTCTTTCTTATTGGATTTACATTTATCGCATTCATGCTTACCTCCAGTTTTGTCTATTCAATTATGTGGGGGAATGAAGTGCGGAGATTGTATTTTATTTCTGTTGAGGGTGTTGTAGTGGAATCTTCTCCAATTTCACCAAAATGGTCTTTCCCATTTGGAACGGACCCCCTGGGGCTTGACATGCTCGGAAAAATCATTATTGGTGCCAAGTATACAATTCTAACGGCATTAGTGATCGCCTTCTTACGTGTGTTTTTAGCGATCCCACTCGGGTTGGTCCTTGGGACGTTTCTTGTGAAGTATAAGAAGTACGTTAATGGCTGGATTGATTCTTTCCATTACATCCCCTTGACGATCCTCGCGTATTTTTTGTTGGAACCGATCCTTTGGGAACCGTTTGAAGGTTTTCCTAATTCGATTGTGGAACGTTTCATCCTTGAGATACTGATCTTGACCTTACTTATTGTGCCCATATTGTCAGCTCTGATTGGCAATGAAGTCTCTTTGCTTTATAAACATGACTTTATCATGAGCGCGAAAACTCTGGGTGCAGGAAAGTGGCGAATCATCTTTAAACACATTCTGCCCGGGATGAAAGAGAAGCTTGTCATTTTGCTGGGTCAGCAATTCATGCAAGCTCTTATCATTTTTATTCATTTAGGATTATTAACCCTGTTCCTTGGTGGAACCGATGTAGACTATCAATTGATCAATGACCCTCCAAGATCCATCACCTATGAATGGTCGGGAATGATCGGGGACTCCTTCAGGTACCTTCAGGGAGCACCGTGGGTTCCACTGACACCGATTCTTTTCTTTTCGGCAACAATGTTATCGGTCTCGTTGATGATCGAAGGATATGTCCAATCCAATAGCGGGCAATCCTACTATAGGAAGAAATTTAAATCAGCCTATCGTCCATTAACTAAGAAACCTGATCAACCGGGACAGGCTGAGTTTCAAAGGGTAAAAATGAAAAAGATTTGA